Genomic window (Oryza sativa Japonica Group chromosome 3, ASM3414082v1):
ACTGCACATTGCAGTACTACTCCTACTTGATCTGCTGCATGTCATGTGTCTGGTCCGCGTGCTATCAGTCATCTTCCTCTAGCTTACACACAGGCTTTGCATCCTTCATGCTCCAGCCGTGTCACTGGCTCACTGCTCTGCCATGGATCATCCAGGACATGAGCATCTCGTAAGCTACAGTTATTCTCCATAGCCACTACTGTACTCACTCTCCTCCCGTGGGAGTACCTGCTTCTATCACAGATTCACAGTACTGTGTTGACAGGCAATGTGGGTGATTGCTGACGTGTGTTTGTTGCTTCTCGTTTGTTTCTTCACTCGCCTTGGCGAATCTCTTCTGGATGATGATGACAAGCCGGTGGTTTGACACTGGCCTCTCGTCTCTTCCTGTGTGCTtcgaaatttgaaatttgaacccGATTCTCTATGCGTGACAAACTGTTTGGCACCAATCATTCCAAAGTCAGCCCCATTCACCACCGGAGTACACCAAAAGACAAGAACAGACACAGCTCGTAGCTAGGCTTGGCATCTCCATGACAACATCATCATTCAGCTCACCTTCCCTTTTACCCGCCACTTCCTTTTTACTCCACCACACTACAGTACATGCTAGTACTACATGTCTTGTTCTTTTCTAGTGTAGCGCTAATTTTATCTGAAATTTTGTTAggatttgaatttgaacaaatttgaTTAGGAGTAGTAACAAAGAAGATTAACTAGTTATAAAGAACAAAGCAAAggtccccatcgtttggcttatttcctaataagccaaaacggtttgttaggaaataaaaatggattccccgcaaaaaaaaagaaataaaaatagatttgtaggtaaaactttttcaaatgtgttcttggtgatttaaaagccaatattgaaaaagaaattacgttaaaaatatctcaaaattaagcttgaaattttaaaatttggctttttctttggctgattagGCCATCGGAACCAAAATTTGTTTGAGCTGATGATGATCTGACGTGTGCAAAATGGTGATGGGTTTTGTAGACATCGAGCAGCGGGTGCGGGCGCTGGCGGTGAGCGTGccggaggacgcggcggcgacggcgacggaccACTCCTTCGCCGAGCGCGCTGAGAACTACTACCACAAGCGGCCGCAGCTGCTGGCGCTGCTCACCGACCTCCACCACCGCTACCTCTACCTCGCCGACCGCTACTCCCAGTCTCTCCTCGCCGCCAACAAGCCCttccacgctgccgccgcctcctccgactGCGGCTCCTCCGACGTCGACGaccgctcctccgacgccggTAGCTCCCTCTCCTTCCAGCCTCCacccaccaccagcagcagtgTTCGTGATGCCGTTGACGCTGAgctggtggtggcggagctGGTGGCCGCTTGGATTGATCGGGAGATTCTCGCCgacgaggcggagcggcggaaGGCGGAGTCGGCGAGGAAGATCGAGCTGCAGGGGAGCCTCGTGGAGGTGCTGGAGTCGGAGAGGCTGGTGCTGCTCGGCGAGAACGCGCGGGTCGGGTTCCGCGCGtcggcggccgaggaggaggcggcggccgcggcggccgagcTGGGTTAcatgcggcggcgcgcggcggagatggcgcggCTGGTGGTGAAGCTCCGGGAGGACCACCGGGTGTGCATGCTGGGTCGCAAGATCGAGGCGCTGCAGTCGCAGGTGTACGGGCTGGAGCTGCGGAACCGGGAGTGCTACGAGGCCATGGCGGCGTGGGAGGCGGAGAGGAAGGTGGGCCTCGCCGAGATCGAGCGGCTGCGCGCGGACAACAAGCGGCTGGCCGCGgaggccgccatggccgccgcggcgaggcggaaGCGGAAGGGCGGGAACGGAAGCGGGTGGCTGTGGTGGGCGCGGGTGCGGATGGCGGCGGAGTGGACGCCGTGCGCGCCGGCGGTGAGGAAGGTCGGTGAGCAGATcaagcacggcggcggccggaaggACGTCAAGTACAACGCCGGCGGCTGCTTCTGCCTCTAGTTTGGATTTTGGCGGGATGGTTTCTTTTTGGGTGGGTCAATGTTCATTTTACCCCTTGGATTGTGATGATATTGCGTGCAAGTATCAAGGAGGGGAGTAGTAATAGTAATCAGGTTATGGGATTATgcagagtgagagagagagagagagagagagagaaattaattagcGAGAGGTTAATTAGCTTGTAAAATGGATCAGTTGCATGTTGGTGGTAAAACTAGTGTACTGAGACTCAAGTATATAATATTATGACATGTTCTAAGAATCTATAAAGATGGATGTATTGAGACTCTTATGATACTGATCTCGACCGGCCCAATTGCACGTGATGGGCCAACCAAATGAATCATATCACAGAGACGGCCCGGCCCAGTATGAAGGAAGGAGACGGGATGGGCCGTGCTTTTCCGTTGCGGAAACAAACAGATTTCTTCGACGAAGAAAGGAGTCGTGGCGTGGTTTAGGGTTTCGGAGGCAAAGCGACGATGTTGAGATAGAGGCTGCTGTTTTAAAACTATGGAATTTCACAGAAGAAGAATCCCTTCCATACTTTAACTGGTGGAACAAGatgagaaattttttttttgaaaatatactatttattatttttctattagaaATATCCCGGATGCAATTTTATTCGCAGAAATATACCATTGATAGCTCGGTGTCGCGTGGCGAGACTACGAGACCGAGCGGTCTTTGCATCCTCAACCAGCGATACCGGTGGTATATTTGTGCTAAAAAATTGCATCAAGAATATGCAAGGCAGGAAACTGTGTGCTTCAATAAGATAATTTAGTATCGGCTTCAGGTGAGCAAAGGCAACAAAATATGAGCTACAAAAGGTCGGAGAATGTTTTATAGTACAACATATGTGATTTGTATGGTCTTCAGCTATATTTCGTCCAACAATATGCATTACTACACACTCTCAATTCTCATCAAATATGTAGCTATTGGAATCACGTGCTTCTCTTTTTCCAAATATTCACATATGGATCATATGGTTACCTTTAAATCTGCAAAAAAGAACCATATCCTTCTCATGGTGCTATCTGCAAGGGAGTAACTTTAGTAGCTAGTAGTTTTCTTTTAATGTGGAATTCATGCTGTAAGTTGTGAATAATAGTGGGAAGATAAAATTACCATGCTAAACCTAACACTTAAATCTGAACTGTTGTTGAAAATAGATGCTCTAAGATGAATATATTGTTCATGCCTGTGAGCTACCTCACCCATTCGATATATGTTAAAAAAtgttctaaaaaataattgtgcTGAAGCTAAACCACACAACCTATGCATCATCGTAATGGCTTTTGTGTGTGATAGATATATATACGCAATGCAAATTACAAAACTACAGTTTATACGACTATAGGAGGATACCCCATTGATCAAAGAAGAAACCCTAAGTCCTtcactacttcctccgtcccaaaataagtgcagttttgcactattcacattcaacgtttaatcattcgtcttaattgaaatttttttatgatcagtatttttattgctattagatgataaaatatgaatagtattttatgtgtgattaaatattttcaattttttcacaaatttttcaaataagacggacggtcaaacgttgggcacggatatccacgactgcacttattttgggacggaggtagtattaaatTGGGCCAAGATCAAAATAGATGGGCCCCATGTGGTGGCTACTAcgtttggaataagttcacttggtgaccctcaaaagtgattgaaatctaatccgtaaccctaaaccacaaaaccggatatcttgacccccaaactatgaaaaccggtgcaatttgactccctcggcggttttggagggtggtttcgctgacgtggcggttttggagggtggtttcgctgacgtggcggtattgacctAGTCtgtgtgctgacgtggcgcttaggtggcatttcaattaaaaagttatacgtgggacccgtttgtcattcacacacacaattgtggggcccactgacatgtgggccccacacagcatcttctccctttcttcttcctcccctcccttctctctttctttctccgtCTCCCGGGGAGCAAGCGAGCggggagcgagcggcggcgagagctAGCTAGAACGGCGGCGgcccgcgggcggcgaaggTGGGCGGCAGCGGGAGGGCGGCGAAGGTGGGCGGGAAGGAGAAGCAGGTCGCCGCGGCGACTTCGAAACCGCGAGGCGGAACCACTCGAGGAGAGGGATGAGGGCGAGCGCGTCGCCGAGGAGGTCGCCTCACGCCGTCATTCCCCTACTCGGCCGTCCACCGAGAGGAGAAGTGCCAtgatccggccgccgccgccgcttcccctcgtCCTCCCTCTGCCacgagccgtcgccgccctcgtccGCCCGCCCTCTCACCGCCACCGGCTCCCCACGTCCTCCCACTGccacaagccgccgccgccctcccgcccgccgGCCCCTATCCCTCATCCGCCTctcgcaccgccgccggctcccctcgtcctcccactgccacaagccgtcgccgccttcccgcCCGCCGGCCCCCATCCCTCATCCGCCGCTCGCACCGCCGCTGGCTCCCCTCGTCCTCCCACTGCCACGAGGCGCCGCCCTCACCCGCCCGCCAGTTGCGGCGTCGAAGAcctggtcggcggcggccgagctcgCCGTACCCCGCCGCGTgtgcctcccgccgccgtcacTGTGGTCTCCTCCGTCTTCGCCGCGGTGGAGCTCagcccgggcgccgccgccacgcctccgccgctcgccgccgtctccaccgctcgccgccgtcgccgcccgccgcgggaaagagagagagggagtggtggGGAGAGATAATGAActgagggaggggagagagaaaggacacgtgggtcccacaatatgtGTCAATGACAAATGGatcccacacatatttttaattctaaatgccacctaaacgccacgtcaacgccacgtgtaaaGGAGATccggtcaataccgccacgtcagcgaaaccaccctccaaaaccgccgagggagtcaaattgcaccagtTTTCATAGtttgggggtcaagatatccggttttgtggtttagggttacGGATTAGATTTCAATCGCTTTTAAGGGTcaccaagtgaacttattccactaCGTTTTGTTCATCCAACGCCTGATAAGCAATCTAATATAGTGATCCAACGGATTAGAATTGATGATGATGTGGAATATTGAGATTTGAGCTTTATTATTAGGGTCTTAATTATAGTTCATGGGTCATGATTTTATAGTAAGAAGGGATTACAACAAGCTGATCGAGCAGCTGAGCCACTCCAGCTTTTGATTCGGTATTCTTGCATTTTCTCGCAGTTGCTATTGTTTCACGCTTAAACTTTCACCGAAATAAGAATTCAGAACAGGTGGGAATTGATCTGAAAGACAGAGGAACGGCTAAATTGCCACTACTTCAGCAGGAGTAGTATTTGATTTAACTTCCAACAGGAGAGCAGATAAGCACATTCTCAAAGCTCCAGTTTCAGACTTGTGCCCTTCTCTGAAGCTCAACAATCTAGCAACAAAGTCATCTCGATGCCCATTTCGTTAATGAAATGGGAGAGACTCCCCTCTCTTTCGTTAATAAATCGCGGGGCAGCGTGGTCGCTTTCGATGCACACATTTCGCGTCCACATGGCGCACATAACGAATTCGCCCTTCATCTTCTCGCTCATGTCGCACGAAACCCCACATATCGCCATCTCTCTGCTACTCAACGATGTATGGCCATGGACACGCCGACGATgcaatgcatatgcatatgcatatggtcATGGCCTTCCATTCCATTCACTCTGGTCTGTCTCTGAACGCTCTTGATCAATTCATTACTGCTAGTACTAGCTTGTTTAATCCACGACAACCCCAAGTGACATCCGGGATCAACGGCCAAATGACTCCCACGCATCCATAAATGTTTCAGCACAAAAAGGTAAAAAGCAATGAAGGAGCCTGCCCAGGATATATTGCAGGGAACCGCCGGAGCAAAACCTGCTCTCCTTTTTAAACCAAAACTCTTCCGTAATCTCAACGGCGTCGCTCTCGCTGCTTCTGTAATAATCAGGCTACTCTTAATAAGTCCACCAAATCGAGAAATCACAGCACTGAACAAGTGCTCTAATAATTGTGTTGTCTGCGTGTCACTATGCTGATAGCTTCAGTGACTGAGAGCATGA
Coding sequences:
- the LOC4331354 gene encoding kinase-interacting family protein codes for the protein MDMETEKQQQQTRCPPWLQAAIADIEQRVRALAVSVPEDAAATATDHSFAERAENYYHKRPQLLALLTDLHHRYLYLADRYSQSLLAANKPFHAAAASSDCGSSDVDDRSSDAGSSLSFQPPPTTSSSVRDAVDAELVVAELVAAWIDREILADEAERRKAESARKIELQGSLVEVLESERLVLLGENARVGFRASAAEEEAAAAAAELGYMRRRAAEMARLVVKLREDHRVCMLGRKIEALQSQVYGLELRNRECYEAMAAWEAERKVGLAEIERLRADNKRLAAEAAMAAAARRKRKGGNGSGWLWWARVRMAAEWTPCAPAVRKVGEQIKHGGGRKDVKYNAGGCFCL